A genomic segment from Lasioglossum baleicum chromosome 5, iyLasBale1, whole genome shotgun sequence encodes:
- the LOC143209018 gene encoding membrane-associated guanylate kinase, WW and PDZ domain-containing protein 1 isoform X2 has product MATKTEDTTSIDNTNDGESMDKEVLAISGTDETGHRMPPTYLYSSSSEPNTGIPNQEQGNRSRNQATEDQLGPLPPNWEKAYTDTGEVYFIDHNTGTSHWLDPRLSKFQKRSLEECLDDELPYGWEKIDDTLYGTYFIDHVNRRTQYENPVLQAKRAQQSLGERKSPNFTRNPDKLKGQKIRTTLIKSSRGLGFTIVGGDDSVEEFLQIKSVVPNGPAWLDGKLQTGDVLVYVNDTCVLGFTHNEMVNVFKSIGSGETVTLEVCRGYPLPFDPNDPNTEVVTTIAVNAPDILTEDPRMYMDLDPTLQSNGRFNFLDSTFLPVHSLQNGENLATTSVNSMPDLCISDKINTIKRPSSTDILLSESNDMNDCKDSPLSSKPEFLSIAIVKGTMGFGFTIADSAHGQKVKKILDRQRCKNLMEGDILVNINDINVRNMCHSEVVQVLKDCPRNEEALIHVQRTTSKSNEKKEKNSQDFFRSKTPTADIYSTQTKTVVPSRPKTPLIDTRNRPKSPTNAIRPNWTEQSENELNPLDNRYKYGEYTHSMYYTDPYKANITNLSDNFATMTNLDDDSVRNTAKRDWVTNDKLNINNDVYSIDIPHHDNMLKQNGCLHSDYYKELYTTQSHSQYSEQDYNVYSIGQEQNVDTGEIWDKRKETTSFEHEQPHSSSIPRYTQYTNELVCPIVPDIEWIETLVTLVRQDTGFGFRIVGGTEEGSQVSVGHIVPGGAADLDNRLNTGDLIMSVDGESVLNSSHHHVVQLMIAAAQNGRVTLGIRRRINTQEHLPENLQAPYSRQMNHQYPYDVTVTRMENEGFGFVIISSVNKAGSTIGRIIEGSPAERCGRLNVGDHILAVNHVDITNVCHKDIVNLIKDSGYSVTLTIGYPLDDCCSNTSLSQKDEPTCDGDGGQYHAVELTRGTRGFGFSIRGGREFQNMPLFVLQIAENGPASIDNRLRVGDQIIEINGINTKNMTHTEAIEIIRNGGPSVRLLVRRGCQMPSVNNLTIDQLSIRPIDEGTPRRHLFKLPEMGVHPKKRQKVRLFVFLNCCSSKNRYL; this is encoded by the exons ATGGCTACAAAAACTGAAGATACAACGTCCATTGATAATACCAATGATG GAGAGAGCATGGATAAGGAGGTATTAGCTATCAGTGGAACCGATGAAACTGGTCATCGCATGCCACCTACGTATTTGTACAGTTCAAGTTCAGAACCAAATACAGGGATACCCAATCAAGAACAGGGCAACAGGAGTCGTAATCAAGCCACGGAAGACCAGTTAGGACCATTGCCACCAAATTGGGAGAAGGCTTACACCGACACGGGAGAAGTATATTTTATAGA CCACAACACGGGTACTTCGCATTGGCTGGACCCACGGCTATCCAAATTTCAAAAAAGATCTTTGGAGGAATGTTTGGATGACGAATTGCCATACGGTTGGGAGAAAATAGATGACACGCTGTATGGAACGTACTTCATTGATCATGTAAATCGTCGAACTCAGTATGAAAATCCAGTATTGCAAGCGAAAAGGGCTCAGCAAAGTTTAGGGGAAAGAAAGAGTCCCAATTTCACTAGGAATCCGGATAAACTAAAGGGTCAGAAGATAAGAACAACGTTGATAAAGAGTTCGAGAGGGCTAGGGTTTACCATTGTCGGCGGAGACGATTCGGTGGAGgaatttttacaaataaaaagCGTTGTACCGAATGGCCCTGCGTGGTTGGATGGAAAATTGCAAACTG GGGATGTTTTGGTATACGTTAACGACACGTGCGTTTTGGGATTCACTCATAACGAGATGGTGAATGTTTTTAAATCAATTGGTAGCGGCGAGACTGTCACGCTGGAGGTATGTCGGGGTTATCCGTTGCCGTTCGATCCGAACGACCCTAACACGGAAGTTGTTACCACAATTGCTGTTAACGCGCCAG ATATTTTAACAGAAGATCCCCGGATGTACATGGATCTGGATCCCACCTTGCAAAGCAACGGTCGTTTCAATTTCCTGGACTCCACGTTCTTGCCGGTGCATAGCCTCCAAAACGGTGAGAACCTCGCCACCACCTCTGTCAACTCGATGCCGGACCTGTGTATCTCGGACAAGATCAACACGATTAAACGACCGAGCAGCACCGACATTCTTCTGTCGGAGAGCAACGACATGAACGATTGCAAGGACTCACCGTTGTCTTCCAAACCTGAATTTCTTAGTATTGCGATCGTGAAGGGGACCATGGGGTTCGGATTCACAATAGCGGATTCTGCGCACGGTCAAAAAGTCAAGAAGATCCTGGACCGGCAGCGTTGCAAAAATTTGATGGAGGGTGATATTCTGGTTAATATAAATGACATCAATGTGAGAAACATGTGCCACTCCGAAGTGGTGCAGGTGCTGAAAGATTGTCCGCGCAACGAAGAAGCGTTGATACATGTACAAAGAACAACGTCAAAGTCGAacgagaagaaggagaagaactCACAGGACTTTTTTCGAAGTAAAACACCGACCGCTGATATCTACAGCACTCAAACGAAGACTGTCGTACCGAGTCGACCGAAAACACCGCTGATAGACACTAGAAATCGCCCTAAGTCGCCAACGAATGCAATCAGACCGAATTGGACCGAGCAAAGCGAAAACGAGCTAAACCCGTTAGATAACCGATACAAGTACGGCGAATATACTCACAGCATGTACTATACTGACCCGTACAAGGCCAACATAACGAACCTGTCCGATAATTTCGCTACGATGACTAATCTCGACGACGATTCGGTGCGAAACACCGCGAAAAGAGATTGGGTCACGAACGACAAATTGAACATAAACAACGATGTGTATTCTATCGACATACCTCATCACGATAACATGCTGAAACAAAACGGATGCTTGCATTCGGACTACTATAAAGAGCTGTACACGACGCAGTCCCACTCGCAGTACAGCGAGCAAGATTACAATGTATATTCTATCGGTCAGGAGCAGAATGTTGACACTGGGGAGATATGGGATAAGCGTAAGGAAACCACGAGTTTTGAACATGAGCAACCACATTCCAGTTCTATACCACG ATATACCCAGTACACCAATGAACTAGTATGTCCTATTGTGCCTGACATAGAATGGATAGAAACGTTGGTGACGTTAGTGAGACAGGATACAGGCTTCGGATTTAGAATAGTTGGTGGCACCGAGGAAGGATCTCAA GTCTCTGTCGGACACATTGTACCTGGTGGTGCAGCCGATTTGGACAACAGACTGAATACAGGCGATCTAATCATGTCGGTCGACGGTGAGAGTGTTTTGAACTCGTCGCACCACCATGTCGTCCAGTTGATGATCGCTGCAGCTCAAAATGGCAGGGTTACTTTAGGAATACGACGTCGAATTAACACCCAGGAACATCTTCCAGAAAATCTACAGGCTCCGTACAGTAGACAAATGAATCATCAGTATCCTTACGACGTGACGGTCACTCGAATGGAAAACGAAGGTTTTGGCTTCGTGATCATCTCTTCGGTGAACAAAGCTGGCTCGACTATCGGTAGGATAATTGAAGGCTCGCCTGCGGAAAGATGCGGCCGGTTGAACGTTGGAGACCATATTCTTGCCGTTAATCACGTGGATATCACGAACGTCTGCCACAAGGATATCGTGAACTTAATCAAGGACTCAGGTTATTCTGTTACTTTGACGATCGGTTACCCGCTCGACGATTGTTGCAGCAATACGTCTCTGTCTCAAAAG GATGAACCAACGTGCGACGGAGACGGAGGCCAATACCACGCGGTCGAATTAACACGCGGAACCCGAGGATTTGGTTTTAGTATTCGCGGCGGGCGTGAATTTCAAAATATGCCACTATTTGTGTTGCAAATTGCTGAGAATGGTCCCGCGTCTATTGATAATCGATTGAGA GTCGGAGACCAAATAATCGAGATAAATGGAATTAACACGAAAAACATGACTCACACGGAGGCAATCGAAATTATACGAAACGGTGGGCCATCCGTTCGACTTTTGGTTCGACGTGGTTGTCAGATGCCTTCAGTG AATAATCTCACAATCGACCAATTAAGTATTCGACCGATTGATGAGGGCACCCCGCGCAGGCATTTATTCAAATTACCCGAGATGGGTGTGCACCCCAAAAAACGTCAGAAAGTCCGACTTTTCGTTTTCTTAAACTGCTGTTCATCCAAAAATCGATATTTATGA
- the LOC143209018 gene encoding membrane-associated guanylate kinase, WW and PDZ domain-containing protein 1 isoform X4: protein MATKTEDTTSIDNTNDGESMDKEVLAISGTDETGHRMPPTYLYSSSSEPNTGIPNQEQGNRSRNQATEDQLGPLPPNWEKAYTDTGEVYFIDHNTGTSHWLDPRLSKFQKRSLEECLDDELPYGWEKIDDTLYGTYFIDHVNRRTQYENPVLQAKRAQQSLGERKSPNFTRNPDKLKGQKIRTTLIKSSRGLGFTIVGGDDSVEEFLQIKSVVPNGPAWLDGKLQTGDVLVYVNDTCVLGFTHNEMVNVFKSIGSGETVTLEVCRGYPLPFDPNDPNTEVVTTIAVNAPEDPRMYMDLDPTLQSNGRFNFLDSTFLPVHSLQNGENLATTSVNSMPDLCISDKINTIKRPSSTDILLSESNDMNDCKDSPLSSKPEFLSIAIVKGTMGFGFTIADSAHGQKVKKILDRQRCKNLMEGDILVNINDINVRNMCHSEVVQVLKDCPRNEEALIHVQRTTSKSNEKKEKNSQDFFRSKTPTADIYSTQTKTVVPSRPKTPLIDTRNRPKSPTNAIRPNWTEQSENELNPLDNRYKYGEYTHSMYYTDPYKANITNLSDNFATMTNLDDDSVRNTAKRDWVTNDKLNINNDVYSIDIPHHDNMLKQNGCLHSDYYKELYTTQSHSQYSEQDYNVYSIGQEQNVDTGEIWDKRKETTSFEHEQPHSSSIPRYTQYTNELVCPIVPDIEWIETLVTLVRQDTGFGFRIVGGTEEGSQQVSVGHIVPGGAADLDNRLNTGDLIMSVDGESVLNSSHHHVVQLMIAAAQNGRVTLGIRRRINTQEHLPENLQAPYSRQMNHQYPYDVTVTRMENEGFGFVIISSVNKAGSTIGRIIEGSPAERCGRLNVGDHILAVNHVDITNVCHKDIVNLIKDSGYSVTLTIGYPLDDCCSNTSLSQKDEPTCDGDGGQYHAVELTRGTRGFGFSIRGGREFQNMPLFVLQIAENGPASIDNRLRVGDQIIEINGINTKNMTHTEAIEIIRNGGPSVRLLVRRGCQMPSVNNLTIDQLSIRPIDEGTPRRHLFKLPEMGVHPKKRQKVRLFVFLNCCSSKNRYL from the exons ATGGCTACAAAAACTGAAGATACAACGTCCATTGATAATACCAATGATG GAGAGAGCATGGATAAGGAGGTATTAGCTATCAGTGGAACCGATGAAACTGGTCATCGCATGCCACCTACGTATTTGTACAGTTCAAGTTCAGAACCAAATACAGGGATACCCAATCAAGAACAGGGCAACAGGAGTCGTAATCAAGCCACGGAAGACCAGTTAGGACCATTGCCACCAAATTGGGAGAAGGCTTACACCGACACGGGAGAAGTATATTTTATAGA CCACAACACGGGTACTTCGCATTGGCTGGACCCACGGCTATCCAAATTTCAAAAAAGATCTTTGGAGGAATGTTTGGATGACGAATTGCCATACGGTTGGGAGAAAATAGATGACACGCTGTATGGAACGTACTTCATTGATCATGTAAATCGTCGAACTCAGTATGAAAATCCAGTATTGCAAGCGAAAAGGGCTCAGCAAAGTTTAGGGGAAAGAAAGAGTCCCAATTTCACTAGGAATCCGGATAAACTAAAGGGTCAGAAGATAAGAACAACGTTGATAAAGAGTTCGAGAGGGCTAGGGTTTACCATTGTCGGCGGAGACGATTCGGTGGAGgaatttttacaaataaaaagCGTTGTACCGAATGGCCCTGCGTGGTTGGATGGAAAATTGCAAACTG GGGATGTTTTGGTATACGTTAACGACACGTGCGTTTTGGGATTCACTCATAACGAGATGGTGAATGTTTTTAAATCAATTGGTAGCGGCGAGACTGTCACGCTGGAGGTATGTCGGGGTTATCCGTTGCCGTTCGATCCGAACGACCCTAACACGGAAGTTGTTACCACAATTGCTGTTAACGCGCCAG AAGATCCCCGGATGTACATGGATCTGGATCCCACCTTGCAAAGCAACGGTCGTTTCAATTTCCTGGACTCCACGTTCTTGCCGGTGCATAGCCTCCAAAACGGTGAGAACCTCGCCACCACCTCTGTCAACTCGATGCCGGACCTGTGTATCTCGGACAAGATCAACACGATTAAACGACCGAGCAGCACCGACATTCTTCTGTCGGAGAGCAACGACATGAACGATTGCAAGGACTCACCGTTGTCTTCCAAACCTGAATTTCTTAGTATTGCGATCGTGAAGGGGACCATGGGGTTCGGATTCACAATAGCGGATTCTGCGCACGGTCAAAAAGTCAAGAAGATCCTGGACCGGCAGCGTTGCAAAAATTTGATGGAGGGTGATATTCTGGTTAATATAAATGACATCAATGTGAGAAACATGTGCCACTCCGAAGTGGTGCAGGTGCTGAAAGATTGTCCGCGCAACGAAGAAGCGTTGATACATGTACAAAGAACAACGTCAAAGTCGAacgagaagaaggagaagaactCACAGGACTTTTTTCGAAGTAAAACACCGACCGCTGATATCTACAGCACTCAAACGAAGACTGTCGTACCGAGTCGACCGAAAACACCGCTGATAGACACTAGAAATCGCCCTAAGTCGCCAACGAATGCAATCAGACCGAATTGGACCGAGCAAAGCGAAAACGAGCTAAACCCGTTAGATAACCGATACAAGTACGGCGAATATACTCACAGCATGTACTATACTGACCCGTACAAGGCCAACATAACGAACCTGTCCGATAATTTCGCTACGATGACTAATCTCGACGACGATTCGGTGCGAAACACCGCGAAAAGAGATTGGGTCACGAACGACAAATTGAACATAAACAACGATGTGTATTCTATCGACATACCTCATCACGATAACATGCTGAAACAAAACGGATGCTTGCATTCGGACTACTATAAAGAGCTGTACACGACGCAGTCCCACTCGCAGTACAGCGAGCAAGATTACAATGTATATTCTATCGGTCAGGAGCAGAATGTTGACACTGGGGAGATATGGGATAAGCGTAAGGAAACCACGAGTTTTGAACATGAGCAACCACATTCCAGTTCTATACCACG ATATACCCAGTACACCAATGAACTAGTATGTCCTATTGTGCCTGACATAGAATGGATAGAAACGTTGGTGACGTTAGTGAGACAGGATACAGGCTTCGGATTTAGAATAGTTGGTGGCACCGAGGAAGGATCTCAA CAGGTCTCTGTCGGACACATTGTACCTGGTGGTGCAGCCGATTTGGACAACAGACTGAATACAGGCGATCTAATCATGTCGGTCGACGGTGAGAGTGTTTTGAACTCGTCGCACCACCATGTCGTCCAGTTGATGATCGCTGCAGCTCAAAATGGCAGGGTTACTTTAGGAATACGACGTCGAATTAACACCCAGGAACATCTTCCAGAAAATCTACAGGCTCCGTACAGTAGACAAATGAATCATCAGTATCCTTACGACGTGACGGTCACTCGAATGGAAAACGAAGGTTTTGGCTTCGTGATCATCTCTTCGGTGAACAAAGCTGGCTCGACTATCGGTAGGATAATTGAAGGCTCGCCTGCGGAAAGATGCGGCCGGTTGAACGTTGGAGACCATATTCTTGCCGTTAATCACGTGGATATCACGAACGTCTGCCACAAGGATATCGTGAACTTAATCAAGGACTCAGGTTATTCTGTTACTTTGACGATCGGTTACCCGCTCGACGATTGTTGCAGCAATACGTCTCTGTCTCAAAAG GATGAACCAACGTGCGACGGAGACGGAGGCCAATACCACGCGGTCGAATTAACACGCGGAACCCGAGGATTTGGTTTTAGTATTCGCGGCGGGCGTGAATTTCAAAATATGCCACTATTTGTGTTGCAAATTGCTGAGAATGGTCCCGCGTCTATTGATAATCGATTGAGA GTCGGAGACCAAATAATCGAGATAAATGGAATTAACACGAAAAACATGACTCACACGGAGGCAATCGAAATTATACGAAACGGTGGGCCATCCGTTCGACTTTTGGTTCGACGTGGTTGTCAGATGCCTTCAGTG AATAATCTCACAATCGACCAATTAAGTATTCGACCGATTGATGAGGGCACCCCGCGCAGGCATTTATTCAAATTACCCGAGATGGGTGTGCACCCCAAAAAACGTCAGAAAGTCCGACTTTTCGTTTTCTTAAACTGCTGTTCATCCAAAAATCGATATTTATGA